In the genome of Fusobacterium necrogenes, one region contains:
- a CDS encoding DUF1904 family protein gives MPFIKVSGISQEKLCEIGDKLVDIVNFDVEVPRERIKLFYIPMIEIKEGKEEKDQTVNIEVEWLSRPQDVCDKLASSYKSLFNSIGYKKIRVYITEISKERNYDFK, from the coding sequence ATGCCGTTTATTAAAGTATCTGGTATTTCACAAGAGAAACTTTGTGAAATAGGGGATAAACTCGTTGATATTGTTAATTTTGATGTTGAAGTTCCTAGAGAGAGGATCAAACTTTTCTATATACCAATGATAGAGATAAAAGAGGGAAAAGAAGAAAAGGATCAAACTGTTAATATAGAGGTAGAATGGTTATCACGTCCACAGGATGTTTGTGATAAGCTAGCTAGTTCATATAAATCTCTTTTTAATTCTATAGGTTATAAAAAAATTAGAGTCTATATAACAGAGATTTCAAAAGAAAGAAATTATGATTTTAAATAG
- a CDS encoding MATE family efflux transporter, with protein MKLSNDLGKDSILSLVFKLAIPAMLSQLVNLLYSIVDRMYIGNIPEIGSIALAGVGVCGPIVTFLASFGTLIGLGGSINMSIQMGAKENEKAKQILSNSFLALSVVSIALTIIFLLVKDSLIMLFGASEITFPYANTYLTIYTLGSFFAIMAIGLNFFITCQGFATIGMLTVIIGALTNIILDTVFIFGFNMGVAGAAWATVIAQFLSFLFAFLFLRGNKIPIPITFGNYSKQIIIKIITFGFSPFFILATDSFILIILNMMLQKYGGIAEGDLLISSATIIQSYLLLITGPLIGLTGGTQPILSYNYGARKIHRVRKAEKYIVIFALCLTSIMFFSTRFLAPQFIRFFTDNVLLSEVSLWGIKVSVLAVIPLSFQYCFVDGFTAVGRIKTAFSLSVFRKFIYMVSTYLLPLFFTARFAFFAQPVADLIGSIASTITFYFVFHKHLKRRILK; from the coding sequence ATGAAATTATCAAATGATTTAGGAAAAGATTCTATCTTAAGCTTAGTTTTCAAACTAGCTATACCTGCTATGCTATCCCAGTTAGTTAATCTTCTTTATAGCATAGTGGATAGAATGTATATTGGAAATATTCCAGAGATAGGTTCTATTGCTCTAGCTGGAGTTGGAGTATGTGGACCTATTGTTACTTTTTTAGCCTCTTTTGGTACTCTGATAGGACTAGGGGGGTCTATCAATATGTCTATACAGATGGGAGCAAAGGAAAATGAAAAAGCTAAACAGATCCTCTCTAACAGTTTTTTAGCTCTTTCTGTTGTTAGTATAGCTCTTACTATTATTTTCTTACTTGTAAAAGATAGTTTAATAATGTTATTTGGAGCTAGTGAGATTACATTTCCATATGCTAATACCTATCTTACTATCTATACATTAGGAAGTTTCTTTGCTATTATGGCTATCGGTTTAAACTTTTTTATAACTTGCCAAGGTTTCGCTACTATAGGAATGTTAACTGTTATCATAGGAGCTCTTACAAATATTATTCTAGATACAGTCTTTATCTTTGGATTTAATATGGGAGTTGCTGGAGCTGCTTGGGCAACTGTTATTGCTCAATTTCTTTCATTTTTATTTGCTTTCTTATTTTTAAGAGGAAATAAGATTCCTATCCCTATTACTTTTGGAAATTATTCAAAACAAATTATAATAAAGATTATAACTTTTGGATTTTCTCCATTTTTCATACTAGCTACTGATAGTTTTATACTGATTATTTTAAATATGATGTTACAAAAATATGGAGGTATAGCTGAAGGAGATTTACTTATCTCCTCTGCTACTATTATTCAGAGTTATCTTTTACTTATAACAGGACCACTTATAGGTTTAACTGGAGGAACACAACCCATTTTAAGCTATAACTATGGAGCAAGAAAAATTCATAGGGTTAGAAAAGCTGAAAAATATATTGTAATATTTGCTCTTTGCCTTACATCAATTATGTTTTTTTCTACAAGATTTTTAGCTCCACAATTTATTAGATTTTTTACTGATAATGTACTTCTTTCTGAAGTTTCTCTTTGGGGAATAAAGGTAAGTGTCCTAGCTGTAATTCCTCTATCTTTCCAATACTGTTTCGTAGATGGTTTTACAGCAGTTGGAAGAATAAAAACAGCTTTTTCTTTATCAGTATTTAGAAAATTTATATATATGGTTAGTACATATTTATTACCATTATTTTTTACAGCTAGATTTGCTTTTTTTGCTCAGCCAGTTGCTGATTTAATAGGTTCTATTGCTTCAACTATAACTTTTTATTTTGTTTTTCATAAACATCTAAAAAGAAGAATTTTAAAATAA